One window of Bacteroidales bacterium genomic DNA carries:
- a CDS encoding T9SS type A sorting domain-containing protein produces IEVSGEMEEMFLADVSGKILQRFDIKNHNIFRISLAQYPAGIYFIQYQNGERWKTGKVIHINRI; encoded by the coding sequence ATATTGAAGTAAGCGGTGAAATGGAAGAAATGTTCTTGGCAGATGTATCAGGAAAAATATTGCAGCGATTTGACATCAAAAATCATAACATATTCAGAATCAGTTTAGCACAATATCCTGCCGGTATTTATTTTATACAATATCAGAATGGTGAACGTTGGAAAACCGGAAAAGTTATTCATATAAATAGGATATAA